The region aaaatattttacttTTGGAATGTTTGCATACACAAACAGTAAAACATAATACTTTCAATTTGGTGTTTAAAATGGTAGAAATGTGGTAGTATACTCATATATTATAACTTAAAACGACTTGTCACAAAGTAGTTAGTTGAGTAGGGAAAAAAGTCAATTTACAACAAATACACAAAATAAGGAAATCATTATATAGAAGTGGATGGAGTGTGGATGCAAAATAAGGctgaaaatgatatacaaatcAAGTTCGGTGCAGCACATATAGAACCTCTAAAAAGTTAATAATAACTCAAGTACCACCTAGCTACTTATACTCTCAAGGATGGACCACAAGGATAGAAAACAATTCCCAGACAGAGAAAGTCATCCCCAAAACAACTTTACCACCTTTGGAGATAAAAAACAAATACTTAATTAAAAAGACGATTATACCCTTATGCCACGAATGACTTTGGGGTTATCAATTTTAACAAACAAACACCAATaaacaatttaaaacatttttacACAATCCAACAAAATATAACTATTATGTTATTATGAACGAAAAAGATACAAAACCAAATTTATTTTggcaaatttaaaaattttaaaatatttgccAAAACCGAATGTACaccaaattgaaaaaaaaatcacatcTATGATTGTTTTTGAATGTGATGTGGTAATAACTAATAAGAGCTTTTTTTAAGAGTTGTTTTTGTTAATTGTGTGAGTTGTTAGTATTTATGactagacaaaactgcaaaaatggtccctacgGTATGcatatttttggggttttagtccaaacctcgatttgttttggattagtggtccttttggattagtttgtatgtgaaaatggtccctgtgaaaattgaaatgactataatacccttggggtattcaTTTTTCATCTTCTTTCATTATTTTAAAATCTAAtactatttatttaattattttaacaattaaaaaataatagaggacccaccctctctctctctctcctgccTGTACGAAACCTTTTCCCAGTTCATATTCTCCAACCAAAGAACATGATTGCAGCTCCAAACATTAATTATGatcataaaacaaaaataatgaaGGCCTCAATCAAATTGATTAGATAAATCCAAGATTTTAAATTGGGTACTACTCATGGATAATACTTTAACTCCACAAACCAACTTATGGTTCTTAAGAACAAACCCCTTATAGCTTTGAATTCGAAGGCAAAATCAGATCTTGGTTACGCACAGATAACGAAGGCAAAATGGAGTCCTCACAAAGTAGCCTAACAACAATAACACCAGTAGACGACATCAGAGGAGATATAATCGAAATCAGAGACCAGTTCTTCCTTATCCAAGACTTTTGATCGATCAAAAAGGAAAACGAAAATAACGAGGGGGAAAATCGAACATACAGGGGTCGCAAGAGGTGAAGGGGCTGGTCAGAGATGATCGACGGAAGCAACAGCTGACGACGACGACGGTGGTTCACAACAACGACGACGATGGTGGCAGGAGCTGCTCCGGTGGCTTCTGCTGCTTTGTTTTCTTGTTTTTCGGTGAGCTCGATGAGAGGGAGGGTAGGGAGGAATGAGGGCTGTGTTCGGTGGTGATTTTtaatcgagagagagagagagagagagagagtgagtgagtgagagagagagagagagaggtataaGGTGGGTATCAGTGGTGGTGGGTCACGAATGGAAGGTGGTGTTGGGTTGTGTCCGGTGGTCACATCAACCGCAATGGAGGTGGTGATTGGGTACAAGAAGAAGACACAAAATTTTCATAAGTTAGACAAAATTATTGTTTAATGTTTACTccatgagagagagagacccattttattattaataaaacattaaattaaatagaaaaaatgtaaaaaatatttcaaaagggcaatttagtcatttcaattttcacaaggaccatttttacatacaaactagtccaaaaggaccactaatccaaaaaagtcggggtttgggctaaaaccccaaaaaaatgcataccacatgaaccatttttgcaattttgtcttatgaCTATGTATATTGGTTAGAGTACTGAGAATGTACATTAGCATTACACAAATGAGAATTGGATCCGTGAAAGAAGTGGAAAAGATTAAAATGAGTGTTGGAATTATTGTGTATTACAATTTGATACAAGTTACATCTAGAAATAAgtaaattctaaaattttgaaaagttcTGTGCAACACATATAGAATCTCTAAAAATTTAATAATACCTCAACTACCACCTAGCTACTTATACTCTCAAGGATGGACCACAATGATAGACAACAATTTGACAGAGAAAGTCGTCCCCCAAAACAACTGTATCACCTGTAGAGATAATAAACAAACACTTAACTAAAAAGACGATTCTATCCTTACACCCACCAGTAACAATGGGCCTTATCAATTTTAACAAACAAACACCAATAAACAATTTGAAACATTTTTAATCATTCCAACAAAATAAACTATTATGTTATCATGAACAAAAAagattcaaaatcaaaatttttcaagaaaatttaacaattttaaaatatttgccAAAACCGAATGTACACCAAATTGAAAGAAGATAATCGCATCTgtgatattattttttttatagaatgTGAAGTGCTAATAACTAAtgtttgtgatgttttggttttgGAATTTTAGTTTCGTTTATTTCCTCAATAATGTTGAACGGAAATACAAATTGGTAATGTTCTTAATCGTACACACTCATGACATGTTCTTGATTTTTTGCTTTTCCATAGGTATGTTGCATGCTTATTAGTATACGGTATGCTTATTACTACACACTAACAGAAATCATCAACAAAAGGTTCCTGCTTTTCGATCCACCATAGAACCATCATCTCTTTTTATTTAAAGGATGAATTTGTTTAGATGAAGTGATCCTCACAGATACAGATGCATAGAAGATTAGTTTTTGTATAGTATCAGACGATGAAATGTTTTAGAGGAACGAATTAACATACATACGTGTATGTAGAATGATATGAAGAAGAATAACAATGACTGACGTCTTTGCTGACCTTCTTTAGATGTTGCAGTTGACGGGATGATAGGTTACATATCTTGTGATAGTATATGAGAAATTGTTACGAAATTACATTAGAAAGACATCAATTTTAGAGTTGTCATTAATTATGACATGTATTACATTACAGATAAATCAAATCCTTTTTCAACGAAACATTTATTTCTTGCAATATTGTAACCGAAATAATTTGTGAGTatgtgaacaaatcaaattacaTCTGGAAATAAATCTAAAAATCTATTAAAATGTTATATGTCCAAATCAATAAGGATATGAGATCTGACAGAAAATAAGttttatttattaggatagataCTACCGATAAACTTTTACATATACACTTCATGTTCGTGAGAAACATTTATGATATTCAATGATCCCTACCAATTGAAGCCCTCTAAGGATACGTAGATCATATTTTACCCAAGGAGTGGTTATGTTTTATTTGTTTACGTTGCACCGTTCAACCTTCACTAAAGATTTAATATCATTTAAGAGCCACGATGCAACAAATATTTGTGTCAATACAAGAGATTGGAGGTTATATTATATTTACATTGTGATTATTGGCTTTCTTCAAATTGTTGCTCTAGTACGGGTATGCCATTTCTTTTATGAGCATATTTAGAATATTTACAAGTTACTTTCTTTTTAGAACAAGTATGTTGGTCTTTACTATATGTATTTTTGATTTGTTATTATAGCAAGTAACAATTACCTTAGCAATGTTATGTTTTCATTATTTAGTAATATAATATAAGCGTTTCTCTTATAAGTATACAATTGAACTTTTTCCAATGTATtcaaattttctttgtatattcGCATGTCGTTGCAAATGTTGCGTATGCCATATTGCCATTCTAGTGTCATGTTCAAAACATACGATACATCAACAAGTAATAGGCCATTTAAAACTCGTTTACATTACATCCAAATGCATTAATTTCTTAAATTttcttaattaaaaaaataattattatatttttatacgATAATTATTTACAAAACCCAAACTTAATATTTTCAAACACGTTTTATAATATTTGACTTGAAAGGTGACAAATGAGAATACCATATTAAACCATGATAAAGATTAAAGCGTGTAAAAAAAGATAATTTATTAAACATCAAACCAACaacaaaaccaaaactaaaaccaaAAATGATTTAACTTGTTGCCGGAGAAACAAAAACAACAAAGATTAAATTATCAATAATGCATAACATAAACATTATACTCAACAACTGCATCCCCTGTTTTCAAATCAAAAGTATGCGTACTCGCCTGAACATACCCTCTAGCAAACCGGAAAAGCCCACTTCCTCCGATCACCGGCATCTCTCTCACCTTATGAAACACCGGATTCCGCCCCAAAATCGTCAAAGTACTCCCATTATACTTTCCTGTTGAAAACACAAAGTTCATCGCCATTAACAACCCAGGCTCCCCCTGTGACGCCAGTCCGTACAACCCCTGTGCTCTCCCCAATAACTTGGAATCTGCTTCTGGTTTTTCCGTCAATGGATCGTCGATCATGTTGATCATACCGAATCCGGTGGGTGTTGTTTTGTTGCCAGGCGGTTGCACGATGTTGACGGCCGTCGGGTTGGGGCCACTGATGATATCGTGCCAGTAGAATCGGAAGTGGCTGAGTTTTTCTGATCGGAGCTTCATTGGGTTCCGTTTTACGGATTGCACGAAGGTGGAATCTGCTCCGGTGGTCGGAGATGTTTGAGAGAAGGCGATGAGGAGTGGGAGAAGGAGGCAGAAGAAAGCTTTTGCCATCGTGGAAGGATGAAAATTCTATTTGGGTCGAAGAACAATGATGTGACAAAAGAGGTCTGGGTGAGGACATTTTATAATGCAATATTAAGCCacttttttttctttaataaatCAATTGAAGTTATTAAAGAATGTATGTTTTATTTGAGGGATCTTTTTTAACTTATAAACCAAAGTTATAATGAATAACTCAGCGCTACAAAATAATATAAAACataagatttttttattttatattattttatttatttatttatttattttaaagaattaaaaaTAAGAGACACTGTGTTTTCTAATACgggaaatcttcagaaaagtctcaatatttatggaaaaattacattttagtctcaatattttttttgaacgaaaaagtcTTAAAAATCGACAAAAATTTGCAATTTGACTctttttgaccggttgaaaccggTATCAAATTAATATGAGACTATTTCGTAAACTAACCTAAAATATTtggacttttctgtaaacaaaaaatattagaacttttttgtaaacaaaaatattatgacATTTTTCTACAAacaaactattattattattattattattattattattattattattaaaaatataaataagaatactattttttaaacttgttattattaatattgttactaatacatataaatgcatttaaatgaaaaaataatattaatgacattgtttaagggtGGAGGTGGAGGAGATGATGATGTTTTTAGCATTGAAATCGTGAATGTctgtttatatatttttactttgtatatggtcatttcacatttattattatttttttcaattcaaaatattaaatcttaacaatttaaaagaagttgcatatttgtaaaattgtttataaatagtttaaggttagaaggatttctcactttgtatataaaattgtttaagatACAAGAATTACTTTCCAAATCCAACATATCCACTACAAACATCTATATAGGTaacccatatcaaaattcaaaagtattcattacaatattttgtttaataaaaagtaataggaataattcaaaagtattaatcgaaattcaaaagtattaatatGAAAAACATgtcctattactttttattaaacaagatattgtaattaatatttttaatttttgatataGGCAAACTATGTAGATGTTTGTAGTGGATCTGTAGGATTTGGAAAGTAATCATTCTAccttaaacatttttatatacaaagtgagaaatattgCTACCTTAAACTATATATAAACAATTCTACAAATATGCAACTTCTTTTAAATAGTTAAGTATTATTattctgaattgaaaacaataataataaatgtgAAATGACCATATACAACGTAAAAATATACAAACAAACATTCATGATTTCAATGCTAAAAACATCACCATCTCCTCCACCTCCACCCTTAAATAttgtcattaatattatttttttcatttaaatgcatttatatgtattagtaacaatattaataataacaagttcaaaaaatagtattcttatttatatttttaataataataataataataataataataataataataataataataataataagagttttgtttgtagaaaagtcataatatttttgtttacagaaaagtcctaatatttttttgtttacagaaaagtctcaatattttgagttagtttacgaaatagccccaaattaatttggtactgctttcaaccggtcaaaaagggtcaaactgTAAATTTTTGTAGGTTTTTAGgactttttcattaaaaaaatattaagacTAAAGTATAACTTTTCCGTAAATATTGAaacttttctgaagatttcccTTCCATCATAGTCCTTCTCCTTAGTTTTATTAACCCAAACATCaaattgatttttcttttttGTCTCATTTATATCTATCTCAAACCAAGACACATGTAATCAATTTTTCCCAAGGCACTTCTAATAGTACACAAAACTGCAAAAAAGGTAGTTAAAAAATCATAGATAAAGTCCAAAAAGTTTTTTAAAATGTCTTAAATCAAGTAATTTTCGTGGTTTTAGTCCTTGAATGATTTGAAAAGACCATTATacccttttaattttatttttatatttctttacatttattttattcatttctttattttttagagaatttttttaaataaataagataaaagaaAGAAATCGGCCCACTTACACCAtgtgaacctctctctctctctctctctctctctctttctctcataaAAAAAAAGACATCGGCTTCTCCATTCCCGTCAAGAAGCCCAAATAACTTCAACAACTTCGTCAAGAAGCCCAAATGACTTCAACAACTTCATCCGAGCAAATGCTATGTCCGACACCACCAATACCGCCCGACATTTCTTTGGCTTCATCGCCTCTATATCCTAACGTTTTCCCAAACCGATTGTCGTAACTTCACCGCCTCGCactgaaagatctagtatgctcaagaatcatattaaagtgatattattaattaacatatgatactaaaggGTCACACTTACAACaccttgatataattgattatttattagaaattgattttaataaatattcaataaactcttataattaaattggaaattatttacttctaggaaataataatttttattagcaagtaacattacataattcatatgatatgaattaataagccatgcacaacattttggaccagataaattcttttttcttttaccaaaaagttaaagtttatattttataaacttggtttataaaattCAAAGTTTTTGTCCTCTTGATTTCATAACTCGAAATTAAGGAAAAAGAAAGAAGGCATggttatttgatttatttaaacaaAAGTATGACATGTCTTAAAGCATGgttatttgaaaaccatttatcgtttccttagtttgagtccagacacactctcaagtatgtctgaatccctcaaaccaaggctctgataccaacttgtaacgacccaaaaatcacgactaaaaatttcttttaaaacattactaaaaccatatttataaaaacgtatcataagtcataacataattttcgagtattaaattcaaagcataatctcattatcagagtaaaacattccccaggctaactgactatggtgtgtgcactgcaacctctccgaactcctcttttgaaaactgagtacctgaaaccaaaactgaaaaccgtaagcacgaagcttagtgagctcccccaaactaccacataccatacaacatataaagcacatactaggccttgcccattgcattggaccgaggtccggactaactgggaccttgtcccctgcatcggaccgaagtccggactcactggggccttgccccctacatcggatcgaagtccgaaaactgaccgggaccttgtcccctgcatcggaccgaagtccagactaaccggggccttgcccctgcatcggactgaagtccggaaactgactgggaccttgtcccctgcatcggaccgaagtccggactaactgcatcggaccgaagtccggaactaaccgaacaaagcataacataaacatattgactaacatgaacacacatatactgcatactgcattggGCCGtgacccggaacacataacacataaatcttgtctgagccacgaatgcatcaaacatactaactactgcatcggaccgaagtccggaaactactgctagctaaacgggccggcattgtggccttagactcgttcctactggaaggaaactcacctcggaaTGCTGACTGCTGAAAGCTCGAGTGAAAGATCCCCGACTGCTGTCCCGGCTGCTCTCCGGCTATCATGACAAGTCAAACACTAAATCAAAAGGGGAATCATTtgatgggtaaaatgactattttacccctactatggtgtgggTCATAACCAAGGCCCAAAACCTTTAATTCTTCTAAGCCCATCCATGACCCcattaaaggcccactaatggcccaatttgctcctTTGGGCCCAAAGCCCTTTATTGGACCTTACTCAAGCCCACTGctaaatccttggtccttagcaactgaattttgatggcccaataaggcccaaggaccctaagtctcaactcagcccacaccgaggcccaaaatgCAATAAGCCCAActgactgcgttacgcggggcgtactctaatgtacgcttagcgtactggctTGCTAGAGAGTATGCGGGGTGTACCTgcaattacgctcggcgtacttaCTCTGTTAAGACacttcccattaagtgcttaatattccGACTCAAGAGCCATAAACTTAGATCTAGGTCTTATTCCAtgccctaatccataaagtcattgacttggtgactttatatggcccaaaccaactcaaactcccaaactaaatttctacttccataaaggggactagatctcatgcatggacttAATAGGACCATAAAGGTTGGAACTTGTTTGGTGGTTAAACCAACAAATGAtgggataaaataatattaataaaactcAAATCACTGCTATTTCTAACACTAAAAATAGTATAGAGTAAGCAGGGTCAGTCCACAGGAATACAGGATTTCTTATCTTGCCATATTTTCACACATAATACAGATAATATTAAAATGGGGGATTGTGTTTGAAATTGAACTAAACTTCATAAATAAGAAAGATTGATAAAAAAAACGCAATAAAAGAAGTACATTTCCGATTCTGACTCTTATACATGTATTATGTTGAAAGATTTAATATGATTATAACTCATGTTCAATCTAGGTTGGTATGTTGGATATTAATAAACTCTAGTATCCAAATtggcaaaaatattttattcaaaacaagctcttcaaataaaacttcatttaattgatttAACTCAAATAAGCTCTTgcatcaaatcattaaatgacattaagttcttgcactaattaccaacaatgtttaacattcctcttaagcttgggaatataaacatttaatctttgattacactaattttgatctaattacaaCCAAGTAAGTGTGtgttactaacatcaaatcataaaacatatacgaatttcataatttgattaactagattaactagaaccctaattcattgatcaaaTGAAAAAGAGAACCAACTAAACACATGATTAAGATCAGATCAAATATTACTAGATGTTAAACATAAGTCAAATTCAAGTTACAACCTAACAACACATACTTAAGAGTTCAGATTCGGAAATGATAATGAAATCAACTACACATGTCTAGGTTGAACTACATATCAAACAAGTTTAAACTTCAAATTGACttacaaaaaggaaattaaagtGTTTCCAAGTGTTAATCTACTTGCCAAAGTTCTGAAAATCGCCTTCCTTCCTCCCAAAATCCGACCTAACCTCCCACAAAACTAATTGTCTCCATTATAAGAAAACAAAACCACTTTAAAACTGTcgagacgtttacacggcccgtgtaaattatAGGGTGCCATTTACACGACCGTGTAAACAATAGAAGTAGAATGCTTAATCTTTCAAGATCATCGAAGTAGACTGCCCTTGCATGTacatttacacggcccgtgtaaatggAAGGCAtaagtttacacggccgtgtaaacctCTGAAAAGCTGAATTCTACATTCTCCTTCTTCTGAGCTCCAAAACTTCTGTAACTCTGTCTCCAATTCTTTTAATCTTCCTCCAGCGATTTCCAACCTTCAAAAAGTCCCTGAA is a window of Lactuca sativa cultivar Salinas chromosome 1, Lsat_Salinas_v11, whole genome shotgun sequence DNA encoding:
- the LOC111887884 gene encoding dirigent protein 22, encoding MAKAFFCLLLPLLIAFSQTSPTTGADSTFVQSVKRNPMKLRSEKLSHFRFYWHDIISGPNPTAVNIVQPPGNKTTPTGFGMINMIDDPLTEKPEADSKLLGRAQGLYGLASQGEPGLLMAMNFVFSTGKYNGSTLTILGRNPVFHKVREMPVIGGSGLFRFARGYVQASTHTFDLKTGDAVVEYNVYVMHY